From a single Microcoleus sp. FACHB-672 genomic region:
- a CDS encoding UDP-N-acetylmuramoyl-tripeptide--D-alanyl-D-alanine ligase, whose translation MTFRATLTQLIDILHATPANIPDKLLKTPVTGITTDTRSIKTDEVFVALRGENFDGHDFVSQAIEKGAIAAIVERPLPVPVPQLQVKDTLQAYQAIARWWREQFKIPVIAVTGSFGKTTTKELIAAILGTQGKVLKTQLNYNNEIGVPKTLLELSSEHDYAVIEMAMRGSGQIALLTQIARPTIGVITNAGTAHIGLLGSEEAIAKAKCELLAEMPLTGTAILNHDNKRLMTTAATVWKGKTLTYGLEGGDVRGMLINAERLIVEDVQLPIPLPGRHNASNYLAALAVAKVLNISWEPLSAGVSVELPEGRARRYELADDVMILDESYNAGLESMEAALQLLAQTPGRRHIAVLGTMRELGDRSLEFHRQVGVTASHLNLDALFILADAAEAEALAAGAVGVPLIETRLSTYIHAKEALVECLKDFVQPGDRVLFKASHAVALDKIVDQFRTEFVSEN comes from the coding sequence CAGACACCCGCAGCATCAAAACCGACGAGGTGTTTGTGGCATTGCGAGGCGAAAATTTTGATGGCCATGATTTTGTTTCCCAGGCAATTGAAAAAGGCGCAATTGCTGCAATTGTCGAACGTCCTCTGCCGGTGCCGGTGCCGCAGCTACAGGTAAAAGACACACTACAGGCATATCAAGCGATCGCGCGTTGGTGGCGCGAGCAATTTAAAATTCCAGTGATTGCTGTAACTGGCTCATTTGGCAAAACCACCACGAAAGAACTGATTGCAGCAATTTTAGGCACTCAGGGAAAAGTCCTGAAAACCCAGCTAAACTACAACAACGAAATTGGGGTGCCTAAAACGCTGCTAGAACTTTCTTCCGAACACGATTATGCTGTGATTGAAATGGCAATGCGTGGCAGTGGTCAGATTGCCCTCTTGACGCAAATAGCCCGCCCAACGATCGGCGTGATTACGAATGCCGGCACCGCACATATCGGTTTGTTGGGATCTGAAGAAGCAATCGCCAAAGCCAAGTGCGAGTTACTAGCGGAAATGCCTCTCACTGGCACCGCAATTCTCAATCACGATAACAAGCGGTTAATGACAACGGCTGCCACGGTTTGGAAAGGGAAAACCCTAACTTATGGGTTGGAAGGGGGCGATGTGCGCGGGATGCTAATTAATGCCGAACGCTTGATAGTTGAGGACGTTCAATTGCCAATCCCGCTTCCCGGTCGTCATAATGCGAGTAATTATTTAGCAGCGCTAGCCGTTGCGAAAGTCCTCAATATTAGCTGGGAGCCTCTGAGTGCCGGTGTATCTGTGGAATTGCCAGAGGGACGGGCGCGGCGCTATGAGTTGGCGGATGATGTGATGATTCTGGATGAGAGTTATAATGCCGGTCTGGAATCGATGGAAGCCGCGCTGCAACTACTGGCGCAAACACCGGGAAGGCGGCATATTGCCGTGTTAGGGACGATGCGGGAATTGGGCGATCGCTCTCTAGAATTTCACCGGCAAGTAGGTGTTACCGCCAGCCATCTCAATCTTGACGCTTTGTTTATTTTGGCAGACGCTGCGGAAGCAGAAGCCTTGGCTGCCGGTGCGGTTGGGGTGCCTTTAATCGAGACGCGATTGAGTACCTACATCCATGCCAAAGAGGCATTAGTAGAGTGTTTGAAGGACTTTGTGCAACCCGGTGATCGTGTTTTGTTTAAAGCTTCCCATGCAGTCGCTTTAGATAAAATTGTTGATCAGTTTCGGACTGAGTTTGTGTCTGAAAACTAG